One part of the Bdellovibrio sp. KM01 genome encodes these proteins:
- a CDS encoding HIT family protein, which translates to MASVFTKIISGEFPCYKIYEDDKVLSFLALDQVNLGHTLVICKEEINHWTEVPADTYAHLHKVSQKIGKAILKASGSPRVGQMVAGFEVPHYHLHLIPAWSIPDLDFKKATRRSDDEMKKIQQEIIKNLA; encoded by the coding sequence ATGGCTTCCGTTTTTACTAAAATCATCAGTGGTGAGTTTCCTTGTTACAAAATTTATGAGGACGACAAAGTCCTGTCATTTTTAGCCTTGGATCAGGTCAATTTGGGACACACATTGGTAATCTGCAAAGAAGAAATCAATCATTGGACAGAAGTCCCTGCTGATACATATGCGCATCTACATAAAGTTTCGCAAAAAATCGGTAAAGCGATTTTGAAAGCGTCGGGTTCACCCCGGGTTGGACAAATGGTGGCGGGTTTTGAAGTGCCTCACTATCACTTGCACTTGATTCCGGCGTGGTCGATTCCGGATTTAGATTTTAAAAAGGCCACGCGTCGTTCCGATGATGAAATGAAAAAGATCCAGCAAGAGATCATTAAGAATTTGGCGTAA
- a CDS encoding DUF1653 domain-containing protein, with protein sequence MESEQLPISGAIYKHYKGKLYQVIGVGKHSETMEDVVLYQCLYENSLGRLWTRPLAMWSEMVDVDGRKVPRFEFQFR encoded by the coding sequence ATGGAATCGGAACAATTGCCTATCAGTGGCGCGATCTACAAACATTACAAAGGAAAGCTCTATCAGGTGATCGGGGTGGGCAAACATTCTGAGACCATGGAAGACGTAGTTCTTTACCAATGCCTTTATGAAAATTCATTGGGCCGCCTATGGACTCGCCCCTTAGCAATGTGGTCTGAAATGGTTGACGTGGACGGCAGAAAAGTCCCCCGCTTCGAATTCCAATTTAGATAA